A genomic window from Nomascus leucogenys isolate Asia chromosome 10, Asia_NLE_v1, whole genome shotgun sequence includes:
- the HRC gene encoding sarcoplasmic reticulum histidine-rich calcium-binding protein isoform X2, protein MGHHRPWLHTSVLWAGVASLLLPPAMTQQLRGDGLGFSNWNNTRVAGLSEEASAELGHHLHSPRDHPDENEDVSTENGHHFWSHPDREKEDEDVSKEYGHLLPGHRSQDHKVGDEDVSGEEDFAEHGGQARGHRGHGSEDTEDSAEHRHHLPSHRSHSHQDEDEDEVVSSEHHHHILRHGHRGHDGEDDEGEEEEEEEEEEDDVSTEYGHQAHRHQGHGSEEDEDVSDGHHHRDPSHRHQGHEEDDDDDDDDDDDDDDDDVSTEYGHQAHRHQGHGSEEDEDVSDGHHHRDPSHRHQSHEDDNDDDDVSTEYGHQAHRHQDHIKEEDEAVSGEHRHYVPDHRHQGHRDEEEDEDVSTEHWHQGPQHVHHGLAEEEEEEEEITVQFSHHVASHQTRGHKSDEEDFQDEYKTEVPHHHHHRVPMEEDEEVSAELGHQAPSRRQSHQDEETGHGQRGSIKEMSHHPPGHTAVKDRSHLREDDSEEEKEKEEDPGSHEEDDESSEQGEKGTHHGSWDEEDEEDEEEGHGLSLNQEEEEEENKEEEEEEEEERREERAEVGAPLSRDHSEEEEEEEEGLEEDEPHFTIIPNPLDGREEAGGASSEEESGEDTGPQDAQEYGNYQPGSLCGYCSFCNRCTECESCHCDEENMGEHCDQCQHCQFCYLCPLVCETVCTPGSYVDYFSSSLYQALADMLETPEP, encoded by the exons ATGGGCCACCATAGGCCATGGCTGCACACTTCTGTCCTctgggctggggtggccagcctGCTCCTCCCCCCTGCCATGACCCAGCAGCTGAGAGGGGATGGGCTGGGCTTCAGCAACTGGAACAACACCAGAGTCGCTGGGCTCTCCGAGGAGGCATCAGCAGAGCTTGGCCACCACCTCCACAGCCCTAGAGACCATCCAGATGAGAACGAGGATGTTTCCACAGAGAATGGGCATCATTTCTGGAGCCACCCAGACCGTGAAAAGGAGGATGAAGATGTCTCCAAGGAATATGGGCACCTACTCCCAGGCCACAGGTCCCAAGACCACAAAGTCGGAGATGAGGATGTCTCAGGTGAGGAGGACTTTGCAGAGCATGGCGGGCAGGCCCGTGGGCACAGAGGCCATGGGAGTGAAGACACGGAAGACTCAGCTGAGCACAGGCACCACCTCCCCAGCCACAGGAGCCACAGCCATCAAGACGAGGATGAGGATGAAGTTGTGTCCAGTGAGCATCACCATCATATCCTCAGGCATGGACACCGAGGCCATGATGGGGAAGATgatgaaggagaagaggaggaggaggaggaggaagaggag gatgatgtctcCACTGAGTATGGACACCAGGCCCACAGGCACCAAGGCCATGGGAGTGAAGAGGATGAAGATGTCTCAGATGGACACCATCATCGTGACCCCAGCCACAGGCACCAAGGCCACGAAGaagatgacgatgatgatgatgatgatgatgatgatgatgatgatgatgatgtctcCACTGAGTATGGACACCAGGCCCACAGGCACCAAGGCCATGGGAGTGAAGAGGATGAAGATGTCTCAGATGGACACCATCATCGTGACCCCAGCCACAGGCACCAAAGCCATgaagatgacaatgatgatgatgatgtctcCACTGAGTATGGACACCAGGCCCACAGGCACCAAGACCACATAAAGGAAGAGGATGAGGCTGTCTCAGGTGAACACCGCCATTATGTCCCTGACCACAGGCACCAAGGCCACAGAGACGAGGAAGAAGATGAGGATGTGTCCACTGAACACTGGCACCAGGGTCCCCAACATGTCCACCATGGCCttgcagaagaggaagaggaagaagaggagatcACAGTCCAGTTCAGCCACCATGTTGCAAGCCACCAAACTCGAGGCCACAAGAGTGATGAAGAGGACTTCCAAGATGAGTATAAAACAGAAGTccctcaccatcaccaccacagaGTCCCCatggaggaagatgaggaggtCTCTGCTGAGCTTGGCCACCAGGCCCCCAGCCGCAGGCAAAGCCaccaagatgaagaaactggCCATGGTCAAAGAGGGTCCATCAAAGAGATGAGCCATCACCCCCCAGGACACACAGCGGTCAAGGATAGAAGCCATTTGAGGGAGGATGAttctgaggaggaaaaggagaaggaagaggaccCCGGCTCCCACGAGGAAGATGATGAAAGTTCAGAGCAGGGAGAGAAAGGCACCCATCATGGCAGCTGGGACGAGGAAgatgaggaggatgaggaggaaggtCATGGCCTCAGCCTGAaccaggaggaggaagaagaggaaaacaaggaggaggaagaggaagaagaggaggagaggagggaagagagggctGAGGTTGGGGCCCCACTGAGCCGAGACCACAgcgaggaggaagaggaggaggaggaggggctggaggaagATGAGCCCCACTTCACCATCATCCCCAACCCACTGGATGggagagaggaggctggaggTGCCTCCAGTGAGGAGGAAAGCGGTGAGGACACAG GTCCACAGGACGCTCAGGAGTATGGGAACTACCAGCCAGGGTCCCTGTGTGGCTACTGCTCCTTCTGCAAT CGATGCACTGAATGTGAGAGCTGTCACTGTGATGAGGAGAACATGGGTGAGCACTGCGACCAGTGCCAG CACTGTCAGTTCTGCTATCTCTGCCCGCTGGTCTGCGAAACGGTCTGCACTCCAG GAAGCTACGTTGACTATTTCTCCTCGTCCCTTTATCA GGCCCTGGCGGACATGCTGGAAACGCCGGAACCCTGA
- the HRC gene encoding sarcoplasmic reticulum histidine-rich calcium-binding protein isoform X1 has product MGHHRPWLHTSVLWAGVASLLLPPAMTQQLRGDGLGFSNWNNTRVAGLSEEASAELGHHLHSPRDHPDENEDVSTENGHHFWSHPDREKEDEDVSKEYGHLLPGHRSQDHKVGDEDVSGEEDFAEHGGQARGHRGHGSEDTEDSAEHRHHLPSHRSHSHQDEDEDEVVSSEHHHHILRHGHRGHDGEDDEGEEEEEEEEEEVSTEYGHQAHRHQGHGSEEDEDVSDGHHHRDPSHRHQGHEEDDDDDDDDDDDDDDDDVSTEYGHQAHRHQGHGSEEDEDVSDGHHHRDPSHRHQSHEDDNDDDDVSTEYGHQAHRHQDHIKEEDEAVSGEHRHYVPDHRHQGHRDEEEDEDVSTEHWHQGPQHVHHGLAEEEEEEEEITVQFSHHVASHQTRGHKSDEEDFQDEYKTEVPHHHHHRVPMEEDEEVSAELGHQAPSRRQSHQDEETGHGQRGSIKEMSHHPPGHTAVKDRSHLREDDSEEEKEKEEDPGSHEEDDESSEQGEKGTHHGSWDEEDEEDEEEGHGLSLNQEEEEEENKEEEEEEEEERREERAEVGAPLSRDHSEEEEEEEEGLEEDEPHFTIIPNPLDGREEAGGASSEEESGEDTGPQDAQEYGNYQPGSLCGYCSFCNRCTECESCHCDEENMGEHCDQCQHCQFCYLCPLVCETVCTPGSYVDYFSSSLYQALADMLETPEP; this is encoded by the exons ATGGGCCACCATAGGCCATGGCTGCACACTTCTGTCCTctgggctggggtggccagcctGCTCCTCCCCCCTGCCATGACCCAGCAGCTGAGAGGGGATGGGCTGGGCTTCAGCAACTGGAACAACACCAGAGTCGCTGGGCTCTCCGAGGAGGCATCAGCAGAGCTTGGCCACCACCTCCACAGCCCTAGAGACCATCCAGATGAGAACGAGGATGTTTCCACAGAGAATGGGCATCATTTCTGGAGCCACCCAGACCGTGAAAAGGAGGATGAAGATGTCTCCAAGGAATATGGGCACCTACTCCCAGGCCACAGGTCCCAAGACCACAAAGTCGGAGATGAGGATGTCTCAGGTGAGGAGGACTTTGCAGAGCATGGCGGGCAGGCCCGTGGGCACAGAGGCCATGGGAGTGAAGACACGGAAGACTCAGCTGAGCACAGGCACCACCTCCCCAGCCACAGGAGCCACAGCCATCAAGACGAGGATGAGGATGAAGTTGTGTCCAGTGAGCATCACCATCATATCCTCAGGCATGGACACCGAGGCCATGATGGGGAAGATgatgaaggagaagaggaggaggaggaggaggaagaggaggtctCCACTGAGTATGGACACCAG GCCCACAGGCACCAAGGCCATGGGAGTGAAGAGGATGAAGATGTCTCAGATGGACACCATCATCGTGACCCCAGCCACAGGCACCAAGGCCACGAAGaagatgacgatgatgatgatgatgatgatgatgatgatgatgatgatgatgtctcCACTGAGTATGGACACCAGGCCCACAGGCACCAAGGCCATGGGAGTGAAGAGGATGAAGATGTCTCAGATGGACACCATCATCGTGACCCCAGCCACAGGCACCAAAGCCATgaagatgacaatgatgatgatgatgtctcCACTGAGTATGGACACCAGGCCCACAGGCACCAAGACCACATAAAGGAAGAGGATGAGGCTGTCTCAGGTGAACACCGCCATTATGTCCCTGACCACAGGCACCAAGGCCACAGAGACGAGGAAGAAGATGAGGATGTGTCCACTGAACACTGGCACCAGGGTCCCCAACATGTCCACCATGGCCttgcagaagaggaagaggaagaagaggagatcACAGTCCAGTTCAGCCACCATGTTGCAAGCCACCAAACTCGAGGCCACAAGAGTGATGAAGAGGACTTCCAAGATGAGTATAAAACAGAAGTccctcaccatcaccaccacagaGTCCCCatggaggaagatgaggaggtCTCTGCTGAGCTTGGCCACCAGGCCCCCAGCCGCAGGCAAAGCCaccaagatgaagaaactggCCATGGTCAAAGAGGGTCCATCAAAGAGATGAGCCATCACCCCCCAGGACACACAGCGGTCAAGGATAGAAGCCATTTGAGGGAGGATGAttctgaggaggaaaaggagaaggaagaggaccCCGGCTCCCACGAGGAAGATGATGAAAGTTCAGAGCAGGGAGAGAAAGGCACCCATCATGGCAGCTGGGACGAGGAAgatgaggaggatgaggaggaaggtCATGGCCTCAGCCTGAaccaggaggaggaagaagaggaaaacaaggaggaggaagaggaagaagaggaggagaggagggaagagagggctGAGGTTGGGGCCCCACTGAGCCGAGACCACAgcgaggaggaagaggaggaggaggaggggctggaggaagATGAGCCCCACTTCACCATCATCCCCAACCCACTGGATGggagagaggaggctggaggTGCCTCCAGTGAGGAGGAAAGCGGTGAGGACACAG GTCCACAGGACGCTCAGGAGTATGGGAACTACCAGCCAGGGTCCCTGTGTGGCTACTGCTCCTTCTGCAAT CGATGCACTGAATGTGAGAGCTGTCACTGTGATGAGGAGAACATGGGTGAGCACTGCGACCAGTGCCAG CACTGTCAGTTCTGCTATCTCTGCCCGCTGGTCTGCGAAACGGTCTGCACTCCAG GAAGCTACGTTGACTATTTCTCCTCGTCCCTTTATCA GGCCCTGGCGGACATGCTGGAAACGCCGGAACCCTGA